One window of Methanospirillum lacunae genomic DNA carries:
- a CDS encoding LemA family protein, which produces MILLIVAGVVVLAIIGLVIWAVSLYNRFFSLKNTHEATLGQIKVALKKRLDMIEQLLGAVKSYAAFEKDTLERVTAMRASVGSAGAGDLAGIEAESRSMLGRLFAVMENYPDLKTSQTVTSLMDSVKQVEDEIARQRYTANNVAEQFNTMMDTIPSNFIGKLAGLIKLQYLEFAGEDIEKRPDISF; this is translated from the coding sequence ATGATCCTCCTAATCGTCGCCGGTGTCGTTGTACTGGCAATAATAGGCCTTGTTATCTGGGCTGTATCACTTTACAACCGGTTCTTCAGCCTGAAGAACACACATGAGGCTACACTGGGACAGATCAAGGTTGCGCTTAAAAAACGCCTTGATATGATCGAACAACTCCTGGGCGCAGTAAAATCATATGCCGCATTTGAGAAAGATACCCTGGAGAGGGTAACTGCTATGCGTGCATCAGTTGGATCTGCCGGCGCAGGAGATCTGGCAGGAATTGAGGCTGAATCGCGCTCTATGCTGGGAAGACTCTTTGCAGTTATGGAAAATTATCCAGACCTGAAGACTTCCCAGACCGTTACATCCCTGATGGACTCGGTAAAACAGGTGGAAGATGAAATCGCCAGGCAGAGGTATACAGCAAACAACGTTGCCGAGCAATTCAACACCATGATGGATACAATCCCCTCGAACTTCATCGGGAAATTAGCGGGTCTTATCAAACTTCAGTACCTGGAATTTGCTGGGGAAGATATTGAAAAGAGACCTGACATCTCCTTTTAA
- a CDS encoding HAMP domain-containing sensor histidine kinase, with the protein MGRSGDERLINPRYSLSYQLMSILLIIGIILILIVFSALYLNNSRSLENEFIISQNYTEQSLKTSVRLLEETLFIYDAAYEPSLKRATNEFYQEFNSTGYEPEKLDLQVLKSKIKKDLSSQVDLYVINDEGVIIKSTDESEIGLDFKKYPKFYDNLTAIRLGNSYVSDTIVKAIGSGEFRKYGYHPTPDHHYILELSLDVDDQIKKLNLSSFSTISNTYTQNVPGIKSVFVFEKLALYNNDPIAGLQYSDNYLVPYTEWDDRLQYLNQTFKTKGSIYVKVPGTTQYRKYIYVSSPETTGPSFSELGQVIEITYDMQNLRNHQKNAFLTYLMGAICCIILVILVAFGVTRYITHPIDQIVADIEIISDGSYDHPISHTHGFEFGRLEASIGKMVRRLKDDIISIRQKSEDLDRELGQRVATEELLRTANRKLNLLSSITRHDILNQLSVMTGALDLLSEENNSQYLIGIIQRSVTNVHKQISFTKLYEQMGSHQPIWQRMADMVIHAREGISLHGVKIEDNTGSLEIYADQMVNRAIFNLFENAVRHGGEVSCITLDFTSIGKEGILVISDDGYGVPVGEKEKIFNRGYGSNTGLGLFLVREILHITGMTIKENGAAGSGGRFEIHIPEGAWRTSDDETP; encoded by the coding sequence ATGGGCAGGTCAGGAGACGAACGGTTGATAAATCCACGATACTCGCTGTCGTACCAACTCATGTCTATCCTACTCATAATCGGTATCATCCTTATTTTAATCGTCTTTTCTGCACTTTATCTAAATAATTCACGCTCACTTGAGAATGAGTTCATTATCAGCCAGAATTATACTGAACAAAGTCTTAAAACGTCGGTTCGGCTATTGGAGGAGACCCTTTTTATATACGATGCTGCCTATGAACCCTCTCTAAAGAGAGCCACGAATGAGTTTTACCAGGAGTTTAATTCAACCGGCTATGAACCTGAAAAATTGGATCTTCAGGTTTTGAAGTCCAAAATTAAGAAAGACCTCAGTTCTCAGGTTGATCTGTATGTAATAAATGATGAAGGCGTTATTATCAAAAGCACAGACGAGTCTGAAATTGGTCTGGACTTTAAAAAATATCCCAAATTTTATGATAACCTTACTGCCATTCGTCTTGGAAATTCCTATGTATCTGATACCATTGTAAAAGCCATAGGGAGTGGGGAGTTCAGGAAGTATGGGTATCATCCGACCCCGGATCACCATTATATTCTGGAACTTTCACTAGATGTTGATGATCAGATAAAGAAACTGAATCTGTCTTCATTTTCCACCATTTCTAACACCTATACTCAGAATGTCCCTGGTATAAAGTCTGTTTTTGTGTTTGAAAAACTTGCTTTATATAATAATGATCCCATTGCAGGTCTCCAGTACTCTGATAACTATCTGGTCCCATATACAGAATGGGATGACAGGCTTCAATATCTAAATCAAACATTTAAAACAAAGGGCAGTATCTATGTTAAAGTGCCTGGTACAACCCAATACCGGAAGTATATTTATGTTTCTTCTCCAGAAACAACAGGTCCCTCCTTTTCTGAACTTGGCCAGGTCATTGAGATCACATATGATATGCAGAATCTCCGGAATCATCAGAAGAATGCTTTTCTGACATATCTTATGGGAGCAATCTGTTGTATCATTTTGGTCATTCTGGTAGCATTTGGGGTTACCCGATACATCACTCATCCGATTGATCAGATTGTCGCAGATATTGAGATTATATCAGATGGTTCTTATGATCATCCGATTTCTCATACCCATGGATTTGAGTTCGGGCGTCTTGAAGCTAGTATTGGAAAGATGGTTCGCCGTCTTAAAGATGACATCATCAGTATCAGACAAAAGTCAGAAGACCTGGATAGGGAACTTGGGCAGCGAGTCGCTACTGAGGAGTTACTTCGGACAGCTAATCGGAAATTGAATCTTCTCTCAAGCATCACACGTCATGATATTCTCAACCAACTGTCTGTGATGACGGGAGCTCTTGACCTGTTATCTGAGGAGAATAATAGTCAATACCTTATTGGAATTATCCAGCGGTCTGTTACAAATGTACATAAGCAGATCTCATTCACGAAGCTGTACGAGCAGATGGGTTCACATCAACCAATCTGGCAGCGAATGGCAGATATGGTAATTCATGCCAGAGAAGGAATCTCTCTCCACGGAGTGAAGATAGAGGATAATACCGGGTCACTAGAGATCTACGCTGATCAGATGGTGAATCGTGCTATCTTTAATCTCTTTGAGAATGCAGTCCGACATGGTGGTGAAGTATCTTGTATCACTCTCGATTTCACATCAATAGGTAAAGAGGGTATTCTGGTGATCTCTGATGATGGATATGGTGTACCGGTTGGTGAGAAGGAGAAGATCTTTAACCGGGGATACGGCTCCAACACCGGGCTTGGCCTCTTTCTGGTCAGAGAAATCCTTCACATAACTGGAATGACCATAAAAGAGAACGGGGCTGCCGGTTCAGGTGGGAGATTTGAGATACATATTCCTGAAGGTGCATGGCGTACATCAGATGATGAAACTCCTTAA
- a CDS encoding RNA-binding protein yields MIQRSNTLTICPVSIGKPVFVEQFLEQVMNNRKLFVGNLTYSVREGQLKTLFSKFGEVISVRILEKKGYGFVEMGSIEQARAAREALSETEFEGRNLLIDGVRPFLKSKKGPSKSGQREGSRGSPSRSGPHQSKPGSGSGYHDRRSGQSTNRSGRPGQRSSPARRSSMPARRNSGPGRRS; encoded by the coding sequence ATGATCCAGCGAAGCAACACTCTCACTATTTGTCCAGTCTCCATTGGCAAACCGGTGTTTGTGGAGCAGTTCTTGGAGCAGGTTATGAATAACCGTAAATTATTTGTCGGCAACCTTACGTATTCAGTCCGGGAAGGACAACTGAAGACGTTGTTTTCCAAGTTTGGAGAGGTTATTAGCGTTCGGATTTTGGAGAAGAAGGGATACGGGTTTGTGGAGATGGGGAGCATAGAACAGGCCAGAGCAGCCCGTGAAGCCCTGAGTGAAACTGAGTTTGAAGGTCGTAACCTGCTAATCGATGGTGTCAGACCTTTTTTGAAGTCAAAAAAGGGTCCATCAAAATCAGGACAGAGAGAAGGCTCCCGTGGTTCACCCTCAAGGTCTGGTCCCCATCAATCTAAACCAGGATCCGGGTCCGGGTATCATGATCGAAGGTCGGGTCAGTCCACGAACAGGTCCGGAAGACCTGGCCAGCGATCATCACCTGCCAGAAGATCGTCAATGCCAGCAAGACGTAACAGCGGCCCTGGCCGGAGATCCTGA
- a CDS encoding carboxymuconolactone decarboxylase family protein: MDKNPMELFQQEAPEVAVAFNNLIRAVAGSGGLDGKTKQLIYIAMKAAAGDDGAVRAHIPMAKQMGATREEVVDAILMTLTVSGIRGVVTCLPEVVRQFDNQKN, translated from the coding sequence ATGGATAAGAATCCAATGGAATTATTCCAACAGGAAGCACCTGAAGTTGCTGTTGCATTTAACAACCTGATAAGAGCGGTTGCCGGGTCAGGCGGCCTTGACGGAAAGACAAAACAACTCATCTACATCGCTATGAAAGCAGCTGCCGGTGATGATGGAGCAGTACGGGCACATATTCCGATGGCCAAACAAATGGGTGCAACAAGGGAAGAGGTTGTTGATGCTATTCTCATGACCCTAACAGTTTCAGGAATCAGGGGAGTAGTGACCTGCCTCCCTGAGGTAGTCAGACAGTTCGATAATCAAAAAAACTGA
- a CDS encoding MarR family winged helix-turn-helix transcriptional regulator — MDDILSSRSFIPPLNFLIVQGYFWFVCWKKFGSQISVSIDTLSMGEILAGEPDMISSQILVTLVQVIQKAAFIDNQPVDLGDGPLLTAAEIHLIDMAGRYQGDTISDLAVRMGVTKSAVSQMVQKLVVKGYLIRGREEGNRKNISLHLTPNGKKAFEWHKSLHSNVDKEIISYLAALSDHERTILLELLVRLMTTIDHSLLIRNDHIRDFLSSYSSESSDIP, encoded by the coding sequence TTGGATGATATCCTTTCCTCTCGTAGTTTTATACCACCATTAAATTTTCTTATTGTTCAGGGCTATTTCTGGTTTGTCTGCTGGAAAAAATTCGGCAGCCAGATATCTGTATCAATTGATACTCTATCTATGGGAGAGATACTGGCAGGTGAGCCTGACATGATCTCATCACAGATACTGGTTACTCTTGTTCAGGTTATTCAGAAAGCTGCTTTTATTGATAATCAGCCGGTGGATCTAGGGGATGGCCCACTCCTAACAGCAGCAGAGATTCATCTGATTGACATGGCAGGAAGATATCAGGGTGATACGATTTCTGATCTAGCTGTTCGTATGGGTGTCACAAAGAGTGCAGTATCCCAAATGGTTCAAAAACTGGTTGTGAAAGGATACCTTATTCGCGGTCGTGAAGAAGGAAACCGGAAAAATATTAGTCTCCATCTAACTCCAAATGGAAAAAAAGCCTTTGAATGGCATAAATCTCTTCATTCAAACGTTGATAAGGAGATCATTTCATATCTGGCTGCATTATCAGATCATGAACGAACGATCCTGCTTGAACTCCTTGTCAGACTTATGACAACAATTGATCACTCCCTTCTGATACGAAATGATCATATTCGGGATTTTCTCTCTTCATATTCTTCAGAATCCTCTGATATTCCTTAA
- a CDS encoding GNAT family N-acetyltransferase: MTDHNSIVNFSPLSITDGPDVISIFNYYILNNNAAFLEQPVPDTFFEYMLGLLGLFPSVGIRRDGHIIGFGMLRPHNSMPAFAHTAEITYFIHPDYTGKGIGGEILSYLEMKGREIGICNILAQISSLNEGSIRFHHKHGFVHCGRFMNVGKKSGIFFDTVWMQKNI, from the coding sequence ATGACAGATCATAATTCGATTGTAAATTTTTCTCCACTTAGTATTACTGACGGACCTGATGTGATTTCAATTTTTAACTATTATATTCTGAATAACAATGCGGCTTTTCTGGAACAACCGGTTCCGGATACCTTTTTTGAATATATGCTCGGACTTCTTGGTTTGTTTCCATCAGTGGGCATCAGGAGGGATGGCCATATTATCGGGTTTGGAATGCTCCGCCCTCACAATTCGATGCCTGCGTTTGCACACACAGCCGAGATCACCTACTTCATACACCCTGATTATACCGGGAAAGGAATTGGTGGAGAAATATTGTCGTATCTTGAGATGAAAGGTCGTGAAATTGGGATATGCAATATTCTTGCCCAGATCTCCTCACTGAATGAAGGAAGTATTAGGTTCCACCACAAACATGGGTTTGTTCACTGTGGCAGGTTCATGAATGTAGGAAAGAAGAGTGGAATATTCTTTGACACGGTCTGGATGCAGAAGAATATCTGA
- a CDS encoding response regulator produces MLSVLYVDDEPGLLDIGKIFLERGGNLVVDTVLSPLQALSLLTESTYDCVVSDYQMPEMDGLEFLKEVRKAWHTLPFILFTGKGREDVVIEALNNGADFYLQKGGEPRSQFAELEYKVRLAAERVKVSEELRNSQRMLEDLIDFLPDPTFAIDLNGKVITWNRAIEEMSGVRKSEIIGQGNQIYSVHLFGEKGPLLIDHVLHDFPETTAMYPTITKIGNKLIAERYVPMLNGGTGGYLWLVASPIYNSEGTIIGAIESIRDITTRKKAEEDVKTAYEQLAAAEEELRQQFEDLARNEKQIRDSERRLNDIISFLPDATFAIDLSGIVIAWNNAIEEMTGIDRSEILGTGDFSYAEPFWGCRRPMLIDVVLRSNLSIENHYKKLTKKGDKYFSEMEVPHIYGGKGGYFWFTATPLYNSEGEVIGAIESIRDVTDHKREQDELKAAYEQLTATEEELRQQYKDLAWGEARIREDERFIRDVFSSIQDGITVLDTDLRIIKANPAMNKFSKDGTSVTGLKCYEVYYHSSTPCEDCPAIRTLRTGHPAHKIIKRRGAEGTVGSLDVYSYPLFDSAAGKITGVIEYVRGITDRLNTSENRDSGDENPNSLQ; encoded by the coding sequence ATGTTGTCTGTCCTGTATGTGGATGATGAACCAGGTCTTCTTGATATTGGAAAGATTTTCCTGGAACGGGGAGGGAACCTTGTGGTTGATACTGTCTTATCCCCATTACAGGCTCTTTCTCTCCTTACTGAATCCACGTATGATTGTGTGGTTTCAGATTACCAAATGCCTGAAATGGATGGGCTTGAATTCCTAAAAGAAGTCCGGAAGGCCTGGCATACCCTTCCCTTCATTCTCTTTACCGGAAAAGGGAGGGAAGACGTGGTAATTGAAGCTCTGAATAATGGTGCTGATTTCTACCTGCAGAAAGGTGGCGAACCAAGGTCACAGTTTGCGGAACTTGAATATAAAGTCAGACTGGCAGCTGAAAGGGTAAAGGTTTCTGAGGAACTGCGCAACTCTCAGCGTATGCTGGAAGATCTCATCGATTTCCTTCCTGATCCGACGTTTGCAATTGATCTTAATGGGAAAGTTATCACCTGGAACCGTGCAATAGAGGAGATGAGCGGTGTCAGAAAAAGTGAGATCATTGGGCAAGGAAACCAGATCTATTCGGTGCATCTCTTTGGGGAGAAGGGTCCACTCCTTATTGACCATGTCCTTCATGACTTTCCTGAAACCACGGCGATGTATCCAACAATTACCAAAATAGGGAATAAACTTATTGCTGAACGGTATGTTCCGATGCTTAATGGAGGTACCGGGGGATATTTATGGCTTGTAGCTTCCCCGATTTACAATTCTGAAGGCACGATTATCGGTGCAATAGAGTCCATTAGAGATATTACAACTAGAAAAAAAGCAGAAGAAGATGTTAAGACAGCATATGAACAGCTTGCAGCTGCTGAAGAAGAATTACGTCAGCAATTTGAGGATCTTGCACGGAATGAGAAGCAGATCAGGGACAGTGAAAGGCGTCTTAATGATATAATCAGTTTCCTTCCGGACGCCACCTTTGCTATCGACCTGAGTGGAATTGTTATCGCATGGAATAATGCAATTGAAGAGATGACCGGAATTGACCGATCTGAAATACTTGGAACCGGTGATTTCTCATATGCTGAGCCGTTCTGGGGCTGTAGAAGGCCGATGCTCATTGATGTGGTGCTGAGGAGTAATCTTTCGATTGAAAATCATTACAAAAAACTGACTAAGAAGGGCGACAAGTACTTTTCAGAGATGGAAGTACCTCACATATATGGAGGCAAAGGTGGGTACTTCTGGTTTACTGCAACCCCACTATATAATTCTGAAGGAGAAGTCATTGGGGCAATTGAGTCTATCCGTGATGTGACGGATCACAAACGTGAGCAGGATGAACTTAAAGCAGCGTATGAGCAGCTCACGGCTACCGAAGAAGAATTACGGCAGCAGTATAAGGACCTTGCCTGGGGAGAAGCTCGCATCAGGGAAGATGAACGGTTTATCAGAGACGTTTTTTCAAGCATTCAGGATGGCATTACAGTTCTTGACACTGATCTTCGGATCATTAAGGCTAATCCGGCGATGAACAAATTTTCAAAAGATGGCACGTCTGTCACCGGACTGAAATGTTATGAAGTATATTATCATTCATCAACCCCGTGTGAGGATTGCCCTGCTATCAGGACATTACGAACCGGACATCCTGCTCACAAGATAATCAAAAGGAGAGGGGCTGAAGGGACGGTGGGTTCACTAGATGTATACTCGTATCCACTCTTTGATTCTGCAGCCGGAAAGATAACTGGTGTTATCGAATATGTCAGGGGGATAACTGATCGGCTAAATACCTCTGAAAACCGTGACTCTGGTGATGAAAATCCGAACTCCCTTCAGTAA
- a CDS encoding HNH endonuclease: MARLNWKKYQDQFDHFSAELLSENSPGECAILSRIHNICKGDPAVDLLILGTEAPLIAFLEFLFARAEGPYSSVFPLYAHLIGLVFNISSSLKALLNLNAADAIGNMILNKRGRLKFAIADQLELSLLLEWWPTFGLAPITARQVFEAVLQKSDVSHRIRSEEPDLLLRLLEVFPEFQSEFFPPEKTPDDLLIGRQNISPLPSQRRYHRLYANLLEQGHDLRQMIKEEENRILPIQMRRNTFLSFLVKQLHNGECQICAITDNLRDSTCKSPITVHHIIPLSEGGADNARNMLVVCLDHHQEIHNGQIQVLLGDQIEVIHSGGKCMIPSNP; this comes from the coding sequence ATGGCCCGCCTGAACTGGAAAAAGTATCAAGATCAATTTGATCACTTTTCTGCTGAACTTCTTTCCGAAAATTCTCCTGGTGAATGTGCTATCCTATCAAGAATTCACAATATCTGCAAGGGTGACCCTGCTGTAGATCTTCTGATACTCGGAACCGAAGCACCCCTGATTGCATTCCTTGAATTCTTGTTTGCCCGGGCTGAAGGACCATATTCGTCTGTTTTTCCACTATATGCTCACCTTATCGGGTTGGTATTTAACATCTCTTCTTCTCTTAAGGCTCTGCTCAATCTCAATGCTGCCGATGCGATAGGCAACATGATCCTGAACAAGCGTGGCAGGCTAAAATTTGCAATTGCTGATCAACTCGAACTCTCTCTCCTGTTAGAATGGTGGCCTACCTTCGGTCTAGCCCCGATAACGGCTCGTCAGGTTTTTGAGGCAGTTCTGCAGAAATCCGATGTTAGTCACCGGATCAGATCAGAAGAACCCGACCTCCTCCTCAGGCTGCTTGAGGTCTTTCCAGAGTTTCAGTCAGAGTTTTTCCCTCCTGAAAAAACCCCGGATGATTTGCTTATAGGTAGACAAAATATCTCTCCCCTCCCTTCGCAGAGAAGATACCATCGTCTTTATGCAAACCTTCTTGAGCAGGGTCATGATCTCCGGCAGATGATCAAGGAGGAGGAAAACCGAATTCTCCCGATACAGATGCGCAGAAACACGTTTCTCTCGTTTCTGGTGAAACAGTTGCATAACGGAGAATGCCAAATATGTGCCATAACTGACAACTTAAGGGATTCCACCTGCAAATCTCCGATCACCGTACATCACATAATACCGCTCTCTGAAGGAGGCGCTGATAATGCCAGAAATATGCTGGTTGTCTGTCTGGATCATCACCAGGAAATTCATAATGGTCAGATTCAGGTACTATTGGGTGACCAGATTGAGGTCATACATTCTGGCGGAAAGTGTATGATACCATCAAACCCCTGA
- a CDS encoding carbon starvation CstA family protein codes for MNAVIILIIAICVFALGYRYYGLFIATRVLKLDETRRTPAESENDGHDYYPTNKYVLFGHHFAAIAGAGPLVGPVLAAQFGYLPGLLWILIGAVVGGAVHDVVVLFASVRYRGQSLSLIAEDLLGKRAGIIASLAIIFILMLTLAGLSLAVVKALYMSPVNTLTVLSTIPIALLMGYYMNRIRPFDYLGGTIIGIVLLSLVIIAGPILGHLPFISSLFTLGEIPLRVMIPIYGVLAAILPVWLLLCPRDYLSTYLKIGTILILAVGIFIVQPEIQMPAVTEYFNGGGPIIPGPAIPFLFITIACGALSGFHAIIGTGTTPKMITNERDILPVGYGAMLMEGFVAIVALVAASSMIPADYYAINVPPAVYSTLGMVPVQLPELEQMIGETLSGRTGGAVSLAVGMASIFSRIPFMQGLMSYWYHFAILFEAAFVLTAVDTGTRVGRYLLQELVERVIPRFSEKRWFPGIIITSIVFTFSWGYLLYTGEISTIWPLFGMSNQLLAATALIVGTTLLIKMGQKRYMWVTAIPGIAMIPITLDAGYLNILNYLKMESATGYLLTLISIVLMILMVLVLAEAIWKWHVLLGKKVSI; via the coding sequence GTGAATGCAGTCATAATTCTTATTATCGCCATCTGTGTTTTTGCTCTCGGGTACCGTTATTACGGTCTGTTCATCGCAACACGTGTTCTTAAACTCGATGAAACGAGACGAACCCCTGCGGAGTCAGAGAACGATGGGCATGATTATTATCCTACTAATAAATACGTCCTGTTTGGTCATCACTTCGCAGCAATTGCAGGAGCAGGACCTCTCGTAGGACCAGTTCTTGCAGCCCAGTTTGGATACCTTCCAGGACTATTATGGATCCTTATCGGAGCGGTTGTTGGGGGAGCGGTGCATGATGTTGTCGTTCTCTTTGCATCAGTCAGGTATCGTGGACAAAGCCTCTCTCTCATCGCAGAGGATCTTCTTGGCAAACGAGCGGGGATAATCGCTTCTCTTGCAATCATATTTATCCTGATGCTCACACTCGCCGGTCTCTCCCTTGCTGTGGTAAAGGCTCTCTACATGAGTCCGGTAAATACTCTCACTGTGCTCTCAACCATTCCGATAGCACTGCTCATGGGGTATTATATGAACAGGATTCGGCCATTTGACTACCTGGGAGGAACAATCATCGGCATTGTCCTCTTGAGCCTGGTCATCATTGCTGGCCCTATTCTTGGTCATCTCCCGTTCATATCTTCTTTATTTACCCTCGGGGAGATTCCTCTCAGAGTCATGATCCCCATATATGGGGTATTAGCAGCAATTCTGCCAGTCTGGCTTCTACTCTGCCCAAGGGATTACCTTTCGACATATCTTAAGATAGGTACCATTTTGATTCTGGCAGTTGGAATTTTTATTGTTCAGCCAGAGATCCAGATGCCAGCGGTTACTGAATACTTCAATGGAGGAGGCCCCATTATCCCAGGCCCTGCGATTCCATTTTTATTCATCACAATTGCCTGTGGAGCTTTATCGGGATTTCATGCCATCATCGGTACTGGGACGACACCGAAGATGATAACAAACGAACGCGATATTCTGCCGGTTGGGTACGGGGCAATGCTCATGGAAGGATTTGTTGCAATAGTTGCCCTTGTTGCAGCCAGTTCCATGATTCCTGCTGATTATTATGCCATCAACGTCCCCCCTGCCGTCTACAGCACACTTGGGATGGTTCCGGTCCAGCTTCCGGAACTTGAACAGATGATTGGAGAGACCCTTTCCGGCCGTACCGGTGGTGCTGTCTCCCTTGCAGTTGGAATGGCATCAATTTTCTCAAGAATCCCATTCATGCAGGGTCTCATGAGTTACTGGTATCATTTTGCAATTTTGTTTGAGGCTGCATTCGTCCTCACTGCAGTAGATACCGGAACACGTGTTGGGAGATACCTGTTACAGGAACTAGTTGAAAGAGTTATTCCGCGTTTCTCTGAAAAAAGGTGGTTTCCCGGCATCATCATCACCAGTATTGTCTTCACCTTCTCCTGGGGATATCTGCTCTACACCGGTGAGATATCAACCATCTGGCCATTATTCGGGATGTCAAACCAGTTGCTGGCTGCAACTGCCCTTATTGTGGGAACTACCCTTCTTATCAAAATGGGGCAGAAACGGTACATGTGGGTGACTGCCATACCGGGGATCGCGATGATCCCGATTACTCTTGATGCGGGGTATCTGAATATCCTAAATTACCTGAAGATGGAATCTGCAACCGGGTATCTTCTCACCCTAATATCTATTGTACTGATGATCCTGATGGTTTTGGTTTTGGCAGAAGCAATCTGGAAGTGGCATGTTTTGCTCGGGAAAAAAGTATCTATATAA
- a CDS encoding MBL fold metallo-hydrolase: MTSITITLLGTNGWYPTKTGNTLSIFIQTPEVAIILDAGDGIHKVADICPEVQTPACLFLSHFHVDHISGLHTLARFRFAKGLSIYGPPGTRDLLTSFIGYPFTVPVAELPYHVTITDLPEGRTVCEVPVTVAPLVHTQMVYGYRFELGKIIAFCTDTGPCENYIKLAQNTDLLISECSYLPGQETPAWPHMNPEMAIDAARKAGAKRLALVHFAADLYTSITQRRDIRNVVIMGDDLIIGEDDMVIRL; this comes from the coding sequence ATGACATCAATAACTATCACCCTGCTAGGCACCAACGGCTGGTACCCAACAAAAACCGGAAATACCCTTTCCATCTTCATCCAGACACCAGAGGTAGCAATAATCCTGGACGCTGGAGATGGAATACACAAGGTCGCAGACATCTGCCCTGAAGTTCAAACACCGGCTTGCCTCTTCCTCTCACATTTTCATGTGGATCATATCAGTGGACTCCATACCCTTGCACGCTTCAGGTTCGCAAAAGGGCTTTCAATATATGGACCACCAGGCACCAGAGATCTCCTCACATCATTCATAGGGTATCCATTCACTGTTCCAGTTGCAGAACTGCCATATCACGTGACTATCACCGATCTCCCTGAAGGAAGAACAGTCTGTGAAGTTCCTGTGACTGTAGCTCCTCTTGTCCATACCCAGATGGTTTACGGATATAGGTTTGAACTCGGAAAGATCATTGCTTTCTGTACCGATACCGGCCCATGTGAGAATTACATAAAACTGGCCCAAAATACTGACTTGTTGATCTCCGAATGCTCCTATCTTCCCGGACAAGAGACACCAGCATGGCCACATATGAACCCGGAGATGGCAATTGATGCTGCCAGAAAAGCAGGTGCAAAGAGACTGGCACTCGTTCACTTTGCAGCTGATCTCTATACCAGCATCACACAGAGACGAGACATCAGAAATGTTGTAATAATGGGGGATGACCTTATCATCGGAGAGGATGATATGGTCATAAGGTTGTAA